One window of the Coregonus clupeaformis isolate EN_2021a unplaced genomic scaffold, ASM2061545v1 scaf0009, whole genome shotgun sequence genome contains the following:
- the LOC121575698 gene encoding mitochondrial 10-formyltetrahydrofolate dehydrogenase-like, giving the protein MLWTANRIIRKLSTSSNYYQNKLRLALIGQSLFGQEVYTNLRKQGHKVVGVFTVPDKDGKADPLAVVAEKDGTPVFKFPRWRVKGKPILEIVEAYKAVGAELNVMPFCSQFIPMNVIDHPAHGSIIYHPSILPLHRGASAINWTLIQGDKKAGFSIFWADDGLDTGPILLQRECPVEPNDTVDTLYNRFLFPEGIKAMVESVQLIADGKAPRIPQTEEGASYEGIQKKSNSKVNLAQPAEAIHNWIRGHDKVPGAWTVIDGQTVTLYGSSMLGESVPAGQPLELEGASQPGVVTKNGLVLYGSDSKALMVKNLQFEDGKMISAAKYFSSGDTASVELTDDEKKMAEEIRDIWKGILSNVAAIEETTDFFKSGAASMDVVRLVEEIKQKCAGLQLQNEDVYMATTFQDFIQMFVRRLRGEDQEEEMVIDYATKDVNNMTVKMPWQCFINGKFEDAENGKTADTINPADGSVICKVAYASVGDVDRAVAAAKEAFEVGPWGRMNPRDRGTLLYKLADLMEEHQEELATIESIDSGAVYTLALKTHVGMSIQTFRYFAGWCDKIQGKTIPINQARPNRNLTFTKKEPLGVCAIVIPWNYPLMMLAWKSAACLAAGNTLVLKPAQVTPLSALKFAELTVKAGIPKGVINIVPGSGGMVGQRMSDHPDIRKLGFTGSTPIGKQIMKSCALSNLKKVSLELGGKSPLIIFSDCDMDKAVRMGMSSVFFNKGENCIAAGRLFVEESIHDEYIRRVVEEIKKMKVGDPLDRSTDHGPQNHKAHMDKLVEYCEVGLKEGATLVYGGKQVDRPGFFMEPTLFTDVEDHMFIAKEESFGPIMVVSKFKDGDIDGVLNRANDTEFGLASGVFTRDINKAMYVSERLDAGTVFVNTYNKTDVASPFGGFKQSGFGKDLGEDALNEYLRTKAVTVEY; this is encoded by the exons cggTAGTGGCGGAGAAGGACGGGACGCCAGTCTTTAAGTTCCCGCGGTGGCGTGTCAAAGGGAAGCCCATCCTAGAAATAGTGGAGGCCTACAAGGCGGTGGGGGCTGAGCTCAACGTCATGCCCTTCTGCTCCCAGTTCATCCCCATGAATGTGATCGACCACCCAGCCCACGGTTCCATCATCTACCACCCCTCCATCCTGCCCCTGCACCGCGGGGCCTCCGCCATCAactg GACTCTGATCCAGGGGGATAAGAAGGCTGGGTTCTCCATCTTCTGGGCTGATGATGGTCTGGACACGGGTCCCATCCTGCTCCAGAGAGAGTGTCCTGTGGAACCCAACGACACAGTGGACACCCTCTACAATCGCTTCCTCTTTCCAGAGGGCATCAAGGCCATG GTGGAGTCAGTGCAGCTGATCGCTGATGGGAAGGCCCCACGTATCCCCCAGACAGAGGAGGGGGCCAGCTACGAGGGTATCCAGAAGAAGTCCAACTCCAAG gtCAACCTAGCTCAGCCGGCAGAGGCTATCCACAACTGGATCCGCGGCCACGACAAAGTCCCCGGGGCGTGGACGGTCATTGATGGTCAG aCTGTGACTCTGTACGGGTCGTCCATGCTGGGGGAGTCGGTGCCAGCCGGTCAGCCCCTGGAGTTAGAGGGGGCGTCCCAGCCTGGTGTCGTCACCAAGAACGGCCTGGTTCTGTACGGGTCAGATAGCAAAGCG CTGATGGTGAAGAACCTGCAGTTTGAGGATGGGAAGATGATCTCTGCTGCTAAGTACTTCTCTTCAGGAGACACCGCCAGCGTGGAGCTGACTGATGATGAGAAGAAGATGGCAGAGGAGATACGA GACATCTGGAAAGGCATTCTGAGCAACGTTGCTGCCATTGAGGAAACCACAGACTTCTTCAAGTCAGGAGCTGCTTCTATGGACGTGGTCAG GCTGGTGGAGGAGATCAAGCAGAAGTGTGCAGGGTTGCAGCTGCAGAATGAGGATGTGTACATGGCCACCACCTTCCAGGACTTCATCCAGATGTTTGTGAGAAGGCTGAGGGGGGAGGaccaggaggaggagatggtCATCGACTAT GCAACGAAAGACGTTAACAACATGACGGTGAAGATGCCTTGGCAGTGTTTCATCAATGGCAAGTTTGAGGACGCAGAGAACGGCAAGACCGCCGATACTATCAACCCTGCCGATGGCTCT GTGATCTGTAAGGTAGCCTACGCGTCAGTGGGAGATGTGGACCGGGCGGTAGCAGCAGCCAAAGAGGCCTTTGAGGTTGGCCCCTGGGGCAGGATGAACCCTAGAGATCGTGGCACCCTGCTGTACAA GCTGGCTGACCTTATGGAGGAGCACCAGGAGGAGTTGGCCACCATAGAGTCCATAGATTCTGGAGCTGTCTACACCCTGGCACTGAAGACCCACGTAGGCATGTCCATCCAGACCTTCCGCTACTTCGCCGGCTGGTGTGACAAGATCCAG GGCAAGACGATACCCATCAACCAGGCCAGGCCCAATCGCAATCTGACCTTTACCAAGAAGGAACCTCTGGG TGTGTGTGCCATCGTCATTCCCTGGAACTACCCACTCATGATGCTGGCATGGAAGAGTGCCGCTTGCCTTGCTGCTGGAAACACACTGGTCCTGAAACCTGCACAG GTTACTCCTCTGTCAGCCCTGAAGTTTGCTGAGCTGACTGTGAAGGCTGGAATTCCCAAGGGAGTCATCAACATCGTACCTGGCTCAG GTGGGATGGTGGGACAGCGCATGTCTGACCACCCAGACATCCGTAAACTGGGCTTCACAGGCTCCACTCCTATCGGCAAACAGATCATGAAAAG CTGTGCGCTGAGTAACCTGAAGAAGGTTTCTCTGGAGCTGGGAGGGAAGTCTCCACTCATCATCTTCAGCGACTGTGACATGGACAAGGCTGTGCgcatg GGTATGAGTTCTGTGTTCTTCAACAAAGGAGAGAACTGCATCGCTGCTGGACGCCTGTTCGTGGAGGAGTCCATACATGATGAGTACATCAGGAGAGTG GTGGAGGAGATAAAGAAGATGAAGGTGGGTGATCCTCTGGACCGCTCCACGGACCACGGGCCCCAGAACCACAAGGCCCACATGGACAAGCTGGTGGAGTACTGTGAAGTGGGCCTGAAGGAGGGCGCCACGCTGGTGTATGGGGGCAAACAGGTGGACAGGCCAG GGTTCTTCATGGAGCCCACACTGTTCACAGACGTGGAGGATCACATGTTCATTGCCAAAGAGGAGTCCTTTGGCCCCATCATGGTGGTGTCCAAGTTCAAGGACGG TGACATAGATGGCGTGCTAAACAGAGCCAACGACACCGAGTTCGGCCTGGCGTCCGGCGTGTTCACGCGTGACATCAACAAGGCCATGTACGTGAGCGAGAGGCTGGACGCCGGGACCGTGTTCGTCAACACTTACAACAAGACTGACGTGGCCTCGCCGTTCGGCGGTTTCAAACAGTCCGGCTTCGGCAAAGACCttg GAGAGGATGCTCTTAACGAATACCTCAGGACCAAAGCAGTGACTGTGGAGTACTGA